One stretch of Tistrella mobilis DNA includes these proteins:
- a CDS encoding MaoC family dehydratase gives MLSTLTASSKYFEDFTPGEVYRHARGKTVTEMDNVMITNMVMNTAEGHFNEHLMKGSEIFGQRVVFGGINISMVIGLAAQDTAANAIAELGMDKIRLRHPVVHGDTLYAYSEVLSAEAAADREDAGVVTFRHWGVNQDDRLVFQGERRVLIKRRSHWGEK, from the coding sequence ATGTTGAGCACGCTCACCGCATCGTCGAAATATTTCGAGGACTTCACCCCCGGCGAGGTCTACCGCCATGCCCGCGGCAAGACCGTCACCGAGATGGACAACGTGATGATCACCAACATGGTGATGAACACCGCCGAGGGCCATTTCAACGAACACCTGATGAAGGGCAGCGAGATCTTCGGCCAGCGGGTGGTGTTCGGCGGCATCAACATCTCGATGGTGATCGGCCTCGCCGCCCAGGACACCGCCGCAAATGCCATCGCCGAACTCGGCATGGACAAGATCCGTCTGCGCCATCCGGTCGTGCATGGCGACACGCTCTATGCCTATAGCGAGGTGCTGTCGGCCGAAGCCGCCGCCGACCGCGAGGATGCCGGGGTGGTGACCTTCCGCCACTGGGGCGTCAACCAGGACGACAGGCTGGTCTTCCAGGGGGAGCGGCGGGTGCTGATCAAGCGCCGCAGCCATTGGGGGGAGAAATGA
- a CDS encoding acyl-CoA dehydrogenase family protein, with the protein MTEDRRMIQQSARDFAMREVLPVANRLDPEQGDIPMALRDKMAEMGYFGITIDEKYGGLGLGCFEYCLVAEELARAWMSVASIIARGNGMIGFDAMSEAQRAEIMPRVASGQYLGAFSMSEPNAGSDVANISCRARRDGDDWLITGNKYWCTFADGADYIIVIARTDPDVDPKRRHKGLSIFLVDKPRGQLPPGCQGSPIPKIGYFGWKTWELAFDDCRVPASAMVGEEGKAFYAVTHGLEKARAHTAARAIGLARAALEDATAYAQERIQFGRPIGDFQAIRFKLATMATEIEAARQLMYFVCTEIDSGRRCDKEAAMVKYFASEMAERVTSQGLQILGGAGYTKLHAMERHWRDARLTKIFEGTSEIQQRIISDHLLGR; encoded by the coding sequence ATGACCGAGGATCGCCGGATGATCCAGCAGTCGGCCCGCGATTTCGCGATGCGCGAGGTGCTGCCGGTCGCCAACCGGCTGGATCCCGAGCAGGGCGACATCCCCATGGCGCTGCGCGACAAGATGGCCGAGATGGGCTATTTCGGCATCACCATCGACGAGAAATACGGCGGTCTGGGCCTCGGCTGTTTTGAATACTGCCTGGTGGCCGAGGAACTGGCGCGCGCCTGGATGAGCGTCGCCAGCATCATCGCCCGCGGCAACGGCATGATCGGCTTCGATGCGATGAGCGAGGCCCAGCGGGCGGAGATCATGCCCCGGGTCGCATCGGGGCAGTATCTCGGCGCCTTCTCGATGTCGGAACCCAATGCAGGGTCCGACGTCGCCAATATCAGCTGCCGGGCGCGGCGCGACGGCGACGACTGGCTGATCACCGGCAATAAATACTGGTGCACCTTCGCCGATGGTGCCGATTACATCATCGTGATCGCCCGCACCGACCCCGATGTCGACCCGAAGCGCCGCCACAAGGGGTTGTCGATCTTCCTGGTCGACAAGCCGCGCGGCCAGCTGCCGCCGGGCTGCCAGGGCAGCCCGATCCCGAAGATCGGCTATTTCGGCTGGAAGACCTGGGAACTGGCCTTCGACGACTGCCGGGTGCCGGCCTCGGCCATGGTGGGGGAAGAGGGCAAGGCCTTCTATGCCGTGACCCACGGGCTTGAAAAGGCACGCGCCCATACCGCCGCCCGCGCCATCGGGCTGGCCCGCGCGGCGCTGGAGGATGCCACCGCCTATGCGCAGGAGCGCATCCAGTTCGGCCGGCCGATCGGCGATTTTCAGGCGATCCGCTTCAAGCTCGCCACCATGGCGACCGAGATCGAGGCCGCCCGGCAGCTGATGTATTTCGTCTGCACCGAGATCGACAGCGGCCGGCGCTGCGACAAGGAGGCGGCGATGGTGAAGTATTTCGCCTCGGAAATGGCCGAGCGGGTCACCAGCCAGGGCCTGCAGATCCTGGGCGGCGCCGGCTACACCAAGCTGCATGCCATGGAGCGCCACTGGCGCGACGCGCGGCTGACCAAGATCTTCGAGGGCACCTCCGAGATCCAGCAGCGCATCATTTCCGACCATCTGCTCGGACGCTGA
- a CDS encoding MaoC family dehydratase: MSDIKDKSGDFRERAILLARGNRYEDFEPGRVFEHHLGRTLTEGDNIAFTTLTLHYNPLYFNDAFARAHGHDGLVANPLLVFNIVFGLSVEDLSEGGGPFLGVDELSFRRPVRVGETLLARSRVLDRRQSDKFKGYGIVTWATEGFTPEGETVVTFQRSNLVRYRQ; this comes from the coding sequence ATGAGCGACATCAAAGACAAGAGCGGGGATTTCCGGGAGCGGGCGATCCTGCTCGCCCGCGGCAACCGCTACGAGGATTTCGAGCCGGGGCGGGTGTTCGAGCATCATCTGGGGCGCACGCTGACCGAGGGCGACAACATCGCCTTCACCACGCTGACGCTTCATTACAACCCGCTCTATTTCAACGACGCCTTCGCCCGCGCCCATGGCCATGACGGGCTGGTGGCCAACCCGCTGCTGGTCTTCAACATCGTCTTCGGCCTGTCGGTCGAGGATCTGAGCGAGGGCGGCGGGCCGTTCCTCGGCGTCGACGAGCTGAGCTTCCGGCGCCCCGTCCGGGTCGGCGAGACGCTGCTTGCGCGCAGCCGCGTGCTGGACCGCCGCCAGTCGGACAAGTTCAAGGGCTACGGCATCGTGACCTGGGCGACCGAGGGCTTCACGCCCGAGGGCGAGACCGTCGTCACCTTCCAGCGTTCCAATCTCGTGAGGTACCGGCAGTGA